One segment of Vulpes lagopus strain Blue_001 chromosome 8, ASM1834538v1, whole genome shotgun sequence DNA contains the following:
- the SPINK14 gene encoding serine protease inhibitor Kazal-type 14 gives MAKYLPVFCSLLFFILIHWALSSVSGRRNWWPPHGTVKVKCPYKKVDLSWFTGTVNPCPDLYQPICGTDFVTYENPCIFCIESMKSHGKIRFQNDGKC, from the exons ATGGCCAAGTATCTTCCAGTATTCTGCTCACTTTTGTTCTTCATCTTGATACATTGGGCATTATCTTCTG TTTCAGGCCGTCGAAACTGGTGGCCACCACATGGAACTGTTAAG GTGAAATGTCCGTATAAGAAAGTAGACTTGAGTTGGTTCACTGGAACAGTGAACCCCTGCCCTGATTTATATCAACCCATCTGTGGCACTGATTTTGTAACCTATGAAAACCCCTGCATCTTCTGTATTGAGAGCAT GAAGTCTCATGGGAAAATTAGGTttcaaaatgatggaaaatgCTGA
- the LOC121497448 gene encoding double-headed protease inhibitor, submandibular gland, giving the protein MSLPPSLIITMKSLTVFAIFALVATAWADPPPAIGREVDCSSYKGKGSQIACPRHLQPICGTDHNTYSNECMFCAQTLNKEFEVRKLQDTACDIECTKYSDICTMDYRPLCGSDGKSYSNKCLFCNAVVKSRGTIFLAKHGQC; this is encoded by the exons ATGTCCCTGCCACCCTCACTTATCATCACTATGAAGAGTCTCACTGTTTTTGCCATCTTTGCTCTTGTAGCCACCGCATGGGCTGACCCTCCACCTG CAATAGGAAGAGAG GTGGACTGCTCCAGCTACAAAGGAAAAGGCTCTCAGATTGCATGCCCAAGGCACCTGCAACCAATATGTGGCACAGATCATAACACTTACAGTAATGAATGCATGTTTTGCGCACAAACTCT AAACAAAGAATTTGAAGTCAGGAAACTTCAGGATACTGCATGT GATATTGAGTGCACCAAATATTCTGATATATGTACCATGGACTACAGACCTCTCTGTGGATCTGATGGAAAAAGCTATTccaacaaatgtttgttttgcAATGCTGTTGT GAAGAGTCGTGGTACAATCTTTTTGGCCAAGCATGGACAGTGCTGA